Proteins co-encoded in one Corylus avellana chromosome ca9, CavTom2PMs-1.0 genomic window:
- the LOC132162587 gene encoding ABC transporter G family member 20-like, with amino-acid sequence MSSATPPPFPADSKYTFFNHVDNTLMEPRNNPPQKPKPHVSPTLGELLKRVEDAQSPAHRVLDVSYAGSSVPPSYPFVLSFNNLTYSVKIVQKMSLPSCCSRNDDAFDSIGNFKILLNDISGEAREGEIMGVLGASGSGKSTLIDALADRISKESLKGSVTLNGEVLESRLLKSISAYVMQDDLLFPMLTVEETLMFSAEFRLPRSLSKSKKKARVLALIDQLGLRNASQTVIGDEGHRGVSGGERRRVSIGIDIIHDPIVLFLDEPTSGLDSTSAFMVVKVLQRIAQSGSIVVMSIHQPSYRILSVLDRLIFLSHGQTVYSGSPADLPLFFSEFGHPIPESENRTEFALDLIRELEENPEGTKSLVEFNKSWQTKINSNFHNRPKLLSLKDAISASISRGKLVSGAPSSGGSSTLASSVPTFANPFWIEILVIAKRSITNSKRMPELFGIRLGAVLVTGIILATIFWRLDNSPRGVQERLGFFAFAMSTTFYTCAEAIPVFLQERYIFMRETGYNAYRRSSYVLSHSLMSIPALVFLSLTFAATTFWAVGLAGGLSGFFFFFFTILSAFWAGSSFVTFLSGVVSHVMLGYTVVVAILAYFLLFSGFFITRDRIPLYWIWFHYLSLVKYPYEGVLQNEFSDPFKCFVRGVQMFDNTPLGMVPETVKVELLKSLSGTLGVNITSSTCVTTGLDILKQQGITDISKWNCLWITVAWGFFFRVLFYFSLLLGSKNKRS; translated from the coding sequence ATGTCGTCGGCAACACCGCCACCCTTCCCCGCCGACAGCAAATACACTTTCTTCAACCACGTCGACAACACATTAATGGAGCCCAGAAATAATCCTcctcaaaaacccaaacctcaCGTCTCTCCCACGCTCGGAGAGCTCTTGAAGCGAGTCGAAGACGCACAGTCTCCGGCTCACCGAGTCCTCGACGTCTCCTACGCCGGCAGCTCCGTGCCTCCCTCCTACCCTTTCGTTCTCTCCTTTAACAACCTCACCTACAGCGTCAAAATCGTCCAGAAGATGTCGTTGCCGTCCTGCTGTTCCCGAAACGACGACGCGTTTGACTCCATCGGCAACTTCAAGATTTTACTCAACGACATCTCGGGGGAGGCGAGGGAGGGCGAAATCATGGGGGTTCTCGGCGCCAGCGGGTCGGGTAAATCCACGCTCATCGACGCCCTTGCCGATCGGATTTCCAAAGAGAGCCTCAAAGGGAGCGTGACGTTAAACGGCGAGGTTCTGGAGTCGCGGCTTTTGAAATCCATCTCCGCTTACGTCATGCAAGACGACCTGCTTTTTCCCATGTTAACGGTGGAAGAGACGCTCATGTTCTCCGCCGAGTTCCGCCTCCCCCGCTCGCTCTCCAAGTCCAAAAAGAAAGCCAGAGTGCTGGCTCTCATAGACCAACTAGGCCTCCGAAACGCATCCCAGACCGTCATCGGCGACGAAGGCCACCGAGGGGTCTCCGGCGGAGAGCGGCGGCGCGTTTCAATCGGAATCGACATCATTCACGACCCGATTGTCTTGTTTCTCGACGAACCCACTTCCGGGCTCGACTCCACCAGCGCCTTCATGGTCGTGAAAGTCTTGCAAAGAATCGCGCAGAGCGGAAGCATCGTCGTCATGTCCATCCACCAGCCCAGCTACAGAATTCTCAGCGTCTTAGACCGCCTCATCTTCCTCTCCCACGGACAAACCGTGTACAGCGGCTCTCCGGCGGACTTGCCCCTCTTTTTCTCCGAATTCGGGCACCCGATACCCGAAAGCGAAAACCGAACCGAATTCGCCCTCGATCTAATTCGCGAGCTCGAAGAAAATCCCGAGGGAACCAAGAGCTTAGTCGAGTTCAACAAATCAtggcaaacaaaaattaacagcAATTTCCATAACCGCCCGAAGCTGCTTTCCCTCAAAGACGCCATAAGCGCCAGCATTTCCAGAGGAAAACTAGTCTCCGGCGCACCCAGCAGCGGCGGCAGCTCTACTCTCGCATCTTCGGTGCCGACATTTGCCAACCCATTCTGGATCGAAATCCTGGTGATAGCCAAACGCTCCATAACAAACTCCAAACGAATGCCCGAACTTTTCGGAATCCGTTTGGGCGCCGTGCTTGTGACGGGGATTATTTTAGCCACCATTTTCTGGCGCCTCGATAACTCCCCCAGAGGCGTCCAAGAGCGGTTGGGATTCTTCGCCTTTGCCATGTCAACCACCTTCTACACCTGCGCCGAAGCCATTCCGGTCTTCCTCCAAGAGCGATACATTTTCATGAGAGAAACCGGCTACAACGCTTACCGGAGATCCTCCTACGTTCTCTCCCATTCCCTCATGTCCATCCCGGCTCTAGTCTTCCTCTCCCTGACCTTCGCCGCCACCACCTTCTGGGCTGTCGGCCTTGCCGGCGGACTCTCcgggttcttcttcttcttcttcacaatcCTCTCCGCCTTCTGGGCCGGCAGCTCCTTCGTAACTTTCCTCTCCGGCGTCGTCTCCCATGTCATGCTCGGCTACACCGTCGTCGTCGCCATCCTGGCCTACTTCCTCCTCTTCAGCGGCTTCTTCATCACCAGAGACCGAATCCCGCTCTACTGGATTTGGTTCCACTATCTCTCTCTTGTGAAGTATCCGTACGAAGGGGTTCTCCAGAACGAGTTCTCCGACCCATTCAAGTGCTTCGTGAGGGGCGTGCAGATGTTCGACAACACGCCGCTTGGGATGGTGCCTGAGACGGTGAAGGTGGAGCTGCTGAAGAGCTTGAGCGGCACGCTGGGCGTGAACATCACGAGCTCCACGTGCGTGACCACTGGATTGGATATTCTGAAGCAGCAGGGGATCACTGATATCAGCAAGTGGAATTGCCTGTGGATTACTGTGGCTTGGGGTTTCTTCTTTAGggttctcttttatttttccttgttgCTTGGAAGCAAGAATAAGAGGAGTTAA
- the LOC132191455 gene encoding calcium-transporting ATPase 4, endoplasmic reticulum-type-like translates to MGMGGQGYGNGGVVSPRRSERKVFPAWAKEIPECEKQYKVSRVSGLRSSDVERLRMIYGYNDLEKHEGQSIWSLVLEQFNDTLVRILLAAAVVSFVLAWYDGQKGGDTITAFVEPLVIFLILIVNAIVGVWQESNAEKALEALKEIQSEHATVIRDGEKIHNLPARELLPGDVVELRVGDTVPADMRVLQLISSTLRVEQGSLTGESEAVNKTHKAVPEDTDIQGKRCMVFAGTTVVNGHCFCLVTQTGMETEIGKVHDQIQEASQSGEDTPLKKKLNQFGETLTLIIGLICAVVWLINVKYFLTWEYVNGWPRNFRFSFEKCTYYFEIAVALAVAAIPEGLPAVITTCLALGTREMAKKNALVRKLPSVETLGCTTVICSDKTGTLTTNQMAVAKLVAMGSTADGLRTFKVDGTTFNPFDGKIQDWLTSNMDANLQMIAKIAAVCNDAGISQSEQKYVSNGMPTEAALKVLVEKMGHPDVFQNERSTTGSDLLRCCRLWNEYEHRIATLEFDRDRKSMGVIVNSRSGKKSLLVKGAVENVLERCTKIQLLDGSVLQLDQNTRKLILEALQKMSTSALRCLSFAYKDDLHEFETYDGNEDHPAHALLLNPSNYSSIESNLTFVGLAGLRDPPREEVYQAIKDCRAAGIRVMVITGDNKNTAEAICREIGVFGPKEDISSKSITGKEFMDLHDPKSHLQQSGGLLFSRAEPGHKQEIVRLLKEDGEVVAMTGDGVNDAPALKLADIGIAMGIAGTEVAKEASDMVLADDNFSTIVAAVGEGRAIYNNMKAFIRYMISSNMGEVASIFLTAALGIPEGLIPVQLLWVNLVTDGPPATALGFNPPDKDIMKKPPRRSDDSLINAWILFRYLVIGLYVGMATVGIFIIWYTHGSFLGIDLSGDGHTLVSYSQLSNWGQCSSWKNFTAAPFTAGTQVFSFDNPCDYFQDGKVKAMTLSLSVLVAIEMFNSLNALSEDGSLLTMPPWVNPWLLLAMSVSFGLHFLILYVPFLARVFGIVPLSFNEWLLVLAVALPVIVIDEILKFVGRCTSGSQASNTRTTMKPKTE, encoded by the exons ATGGGGATGGGAGGCCAAGGCTACGGTAACGGAGGAGTTGTGAGCCCTAGACGCTCCGAGCGGAAAGTGTTCCCGGCCTGGGCTAAAGAAATTCCGGAATGCGAGAAACAGTACAAAGTGAGCAGGGTATCTGGGCTACGATCCAGCGATGTGGAGAGACTGCGCATGATCTACGGCTACAACGATCTGGAGAAGCACGAGGGGCAGTCGATTTGGTCTCTGGTTCTCGAACAGTTCAACGACACGCTGGTCCGAATCCTGCTCGCTGCGGCGGTGGTTTCCTTTGTTCTCGCCTGGTACGATGGTCAGAAGGGCGGGGACACGATCACGGCCTTCGTGGAGCCTCTGGTGATATTCCTGATCCTGATTGTGAACGCAATTGTTGGAGTTTGGCAGGAAAGCAATGCCGAGAAGGCACTCGAAGCGCTTAAGGAGATTCAATCCGAGCACGCCACCGTTATTCGCGACGGCGAGAAGATTCACAATTTGCCTGCGAGGGAACTCTTGCCCGGCGATGTCGTTGAGCTCAGGGTTGGGGATACGGTACCCGCCGACATGCGCGTCTTGCAATTGATTAGCTCGACGTTGAGGGTTGAGCAGGGGTCACTGACTGGAGAGAGTGAAGCGGTGAACAAGACCCATAAGGCGGTTCCGGAGGACACTGATATCCAGGGGAAACGGTGTATGGTTTTCGCTGGGACGACGGTGGTGAATGGGCATTGCTTTTGCTTGGTTACGCAGACGGGTATGGAGACGGAGATTGGGAAGGTGCATGACCAAATTCAGGAGGCGTCGCAGAGCGGCGAGGATACGCCgttgaagaagaagctgaacCAGTTTGGTGAGACGCTAACGCTGATAATCGGATTGATTTGCGCGGTGGTTTGGCTCATCAATGTGAAGTACTTTCTGACTTGGGAGTATGTGAATGGGTGGCCTAGGAATTTCAGGTTTTCTTTCGAGAAGTGCACGTATTACTTTGAGATTGCTGTGGCATTGGCCGTGGCTGCTATTCCCGAAGGTTTACCGGCGGTTATTACGACGTGCTTGGCGCTTGGTACGCGCGAGATGGCTAAGAAGAATGCCCTTGTGCGAAAGCTGCCGAGCGTTGAAACTCTGGGTTGTACGACTGTGATTTGTTCGGATAAAACCGGTACTTTGACTACCAACCAGATGGCAGTGGCGAAGCTTGTGGCGATGGGGAGTACTGCTGATGGGCTACGAACCTTCAAGGTTGATGGGACTACTTTCAATCCATTTGATGGTAAAATACAAGATTGGCTAACCAGTAATATGGATGCCAATCTTCAAATGATAGCAAAGATAGCTGCTGTCTGCAATGATGCCGGCATTTCTCAGTCAGAGCAAAAGTATGTATCCAACGGAATGCCTACTGAGGCAGCTCTAAAG GTTTTAGTTGAGAAGATGGGCCACCCTGATGTATTTCAAAATGAAAGGTCAACGACTGGGAGTGATTTACTAC GTTGCTGCCGACTGTGGAATGAATATGAACATCGTATTGCAACTCTTGAGTTTGATCGTGATAGGAAGTCCATGGGTGTTATTGTGAACTCACGTTCGGGGAAGAAGTCATTGCTAGTGAAG GGCGCTGTAGAAAATGTATTAGAGAGGTGCACTAAGATTCAGTTGCTTGATGGTTCTGTTTTACAACTGGATCAGAATACAAGGAAACTCATATTAGAAGCTCTTCAAAAGATGTCGACTAGTGCACTACGCTGTCTCAGTTTTGCATACAAAGATGATCTCCATGAGTTTGAGACGTATGACGGTAATGAGGATCATCCAGCTCATGCGCTTTTACTTAATCCATCCAATTATTCATCAATTGAGAGTAACCTCACTTTTGTTGGCTTGGCTGGCCTGAGG GACCCTCCTAGGGAAGAGGTTTACCAAGCAATCAAGGACTGCAGAGCAGCTGGGATCCGTGTTATGGTTATTACAGGAGATAATAAGAATACAGCAGAAGCAATATGTCGTGAAATAGGTGTATTTGGACCTAAGGAAGACATAAGTTCAAAAAGCATAACAGGAAAAGAGTTTATGGATCTGCATGATCCGAAGTCCCATCTACAACAAAGTGGCGGGCTTCTGTTTTCTAGGGCTGAACCAGGGCACAAGCAAGAGATTGTGAGGTTGCTTAAAGAGGATGGAGAGGTGGTTGCCATGACTGGTGATGGAGTGAATGATGCACCTGCCTTGAAACTCGCTGATATTGGGATTGCAATGGGCATTGCTGGAACAGAG GTTGCAAAAGAAGCTTCCGACATGGTGTTGGCAGATGATAATTTCAGTACAATTGTTGCTGCTGTTGGTGAAGGCAGAGCTATCTACAACAACATGAAGGCTTTTATCAG GTACATGATTTCCTCCAATATGGGTGAGGTTGCCTCTATCTTTCTAACAGCAGCCTTAGGTATTCCAGAAGGCCTGATACCTGTCCAGCTTCTATGGGTCAATCTTGTCACCGATGGACCACCTGCAACTGCTTTGGGATTCAATCCTCCAGATAAGGACATAATGAAGAAGCCACCTCGGAGAAGCGATGACTCACTAATCAATGCTTGGATTTTATTCCGCTATCtg GTCATTGGGCTGTATGTTGGAATGGCAACAGTTGGTATATTTATCATTTGGTATACTCATGGTTCCTTCCTGGGCATCGACCTCAGTGGAGATGGTCACACCCTGGTCTCATACTCCCAACTTTCCAACTGGGGGCAGTGCTCATCTTGGAAGAACTTTACTGCTGCACCCTTCACAGCCGGAACTCAGGTCTTCTCTTTTGATAACCCTTGTGATTATTTCCAGGATGGTAAGGTGAAAGCCAtgactctctcactctctgtgTTGGTTGCCATTGAAATGTTCAACTCCCTCAATGCCCTTTCTGAGGACGGAAGCCTCTTAACAATGCCCCCATGGGTCAACCCTTGGCTCCTTTTGGCCATGTCTGTCTCATTTGGCCTGCACTTCTTGATCCTCTACGTGCCTTTCCTAGCACGAGTATTCGGCATCGTGCCCCTCAGCTTCAACGAGTGGCTCTTGGTTTTGGCGGTTGCATTGCCGGTGATTGTGATTGATGAGATTCTAAAGTTTGTAGGGAGATGCACAAGTGGGTCTCAAGCATCCAATACAAGAACTACAATGAAACCCAAGACAGAGTGA